The genomic segment AGCTACCCCCTAAAGGCACGGTGTTAGCCCCTGATGTGGCGCTTTGCGAGGAGTGCCCGTTGAAGGCTTCCAAGCCGGAGAAACTGACGCTGACTGAGTTCAAGCGGCCTCATCGCACGATGATGGACCCTACCACTTGCCTACTAGCCCAAGGGCTGCTCTGCATGGGGCCAGCCACACGAGGGGGCTGTGAGGCACTCTGCCCCACCGGGCATATGCCCTGCACTGGATGCTTCGGCCCCACCTCGCGTGTAAAGGATCAGGGGGCTAAAATCCTCTCCGCGATTGCTTCTGTTGTGGACGCCAAGGATGAGGGAGAGATCGAACGCATCCTGGCCGGCATCCCTGATCCCATTGGCACCTTCTATCGCTACAGCTTGCCGACTTCCATCCTGCGGCGACGAGTCTTGTAAGCCTCCTAAAGGCTGTGCCAATACCTCTAGGGCCGGGGGAAAAGCCCAGAAGGGACGACGATTAGCCAGTGAAACATCCAATGGAGGGATGTCTTATGAACCTGATGATAGAGCACCACATCCTGATTGATCCGATCACGCGTCTCGAGGGGCATGGGAAGATAGACATCTTCCTGAACGAGCGTGGGGAGGTAGAACGAGCATACTTCCAGGTGCCAGAGCTACGCGGCTTTGAAGTCTTCGCCCGCGGGCGGCCAGCTGAGGACATGCCGCAGCTCACCTCGCGCATCTGCGGCGTCTGCCCGCTGGCCCATCACATGGCCTCGACCAAGGCGCTTGACGATCTATATCAGGTGGAGCCACCCTCTGCAGCCCGCAAAATCCGCGAGCTCGATTACTCCATATTCATGCTGGAGGATCACGCCCTGCATGTCTATGTCCTGGCTGGCCCCGACTTTATCGTTGGACCGCAAGCTCCCAAGGCCATGCGCAATGTGCTGGGGGTAATCCAGACTGTCGGCCTGGAGGTGGGTCAGAAGGTGATCGCGATGCGCCGCAAGCTTCGGGAGCTGGAGACGTATCTGGGCGGCAAGGTGATCCATCCCGTGTTGGGGTTGCCGGGTGGCGTCGCCAAGGGCATTGCGCCAGAGGACCTGCCTCGCTTTCGAGAGATAGCCGAGGAAGGGGTGGAATTCGCCCTCTTCACACTGAACGTCTTCCGGGATCTGGTGCTCAAAAACTCCGAATACGTCCAGCTCATCACCTCGGAGACCTTCACCCATCGCACGTACTACATGGGGCTGGTGGATGCTGACAATCGCGTCAACTTCTACGACGGGATGTTGCGGGTGGTGGATCCTGACGGGAGAGAGTATGTCCAATTCCGAGCTCAGGACTATCTGCAGTTCATTGCTGAGCACGTCGAGCCGTGGAGCTATATCAAGTTCTGCTACCTGAAGCCGGTGGGGTGGAAGGGGTTCATAGATGGCCCAGAGAGCGGGGTGTACGCAGTAGCCCCCTTGGCGCGGCTGAACGCAGCCGAGGGCATGGCGACGCCGCTGGCACAGCAGGCCTACGAGGAGTTCTACCGCACGCTAGGTGGAAAGCCCGTCCATCATACGCTGGCGACCCACTGGGCGCGCGTGATCGAGATGATCTACGCCGCTGAGCGGATGCGAGAGTTGGTCAACGACCCAGAGATCATCAGCGCCGAACTGCGCATCCTGCCAACGGCTACGCCGAAGGTCGGGATCGGCGTAGTGGAAGCGCCGCGTGGCACCCTCATCCACCACTACGAGACGGATGAGCAAGGGCTTATCCGCAAGGCGAACCTGATCGTCGCCACCCAGAACAACGCCGCTCGCATCGCCATGTCAGTGGATAAGGCGGCGCGCGAGTTGATCCATAACGGGCAGGTCTCCGACGGATTGCTCAATATGGTAGAGATGGCCTTCCGAGCCTATGATCCGTGTCATGGCTGCGGCACCCATGCATGGCCAGGACAGGTGCCGTTGCAGATTCGGATCTATGGCCAGGATGGCGCCTTCCAAGGAGTGCTGACCAATGCCTCAGATGAATGGAGAGAAGCGGTGTCTAGTGTTAGCGTTGGGCAATGAGCTATTGGGAGACGATGCGGTCGCGCTGCATCTAGCGCGCCGGCTGCGCGAGGTGCTCTCTGGATCAGTGGATGTGATGGAGTCCACCGAGACGGGCTTGGGCTTACTGGATTTGCTGGTGGGCTACGATACCATCTTCATCCTGGACGCCATCGAGGTCGAGAAGCCTGATGGCCATTTGCGGCTCATCACTGGTACCAACTCGATGCCCCTGCTCGGTGGAGGGATTCACTTCCTGGGGCTGCCAGATGTCCTACACCTGTGCCATGCGTTGGGATTGGCCGTGCCAGCTCGGGTCATGGTGGTGGGCATCCCCATCGCGTCAGTGCAGGAAATACGGGAAGGGCTGTCACTTGAGATGGCCGCGCGGCTGCCAGGGTGGACCCAATCCGTGCGCGGGTTGATCGAAAAACATCTGAGTTGGTGCAGCGACGGGAGCCAAGGAGGCGAGAGCCATGAAAGTGAAAGACGTTTTGCAGATGAAAGGGGGGCAGGTCCTATCCATTAACGCTGATACCTCCATTCAGGAGGCCATTCGACTGATGACTGAGCAGGACGTCGGTTCGCTGCTAGTGCGCGATGCCTCGGGCCAGTTCGTTGGCCTGATCACCGAGCGACAGATCATCCGCTATTGGAGTCAACATCCGGAGGCCACTGCTACCGTACCGGTGCGCGAGGCGATGAACCGAAACCCGCTGGTGGCCTTCCCCGATGATGACTTGGACTATGTGATGAGCGTGATGACCGAGAACCGGGTGCGTCACGTGTTGGTGCTGTCCGACGGGGAGTTGGTGGGAATCGTCTCCATCGGTGACATGGTGAAGGCCCAGTTGGAGGATACACGGGTCGAAAACCGCTATCTGCAGGATTTCATCGCCGCGAAATACATCTCCTGAACCTCATAGGTCAGACCCGGCGATCCATTGTGGGGCTGAAAGGACAAAGGTTGGCGAGCCGCTCTGAAAGCGAGAGCTCGGAGTGTACTTCTTGCGCTCCCTCGGATACCAGCATACGCGGTTTCCTAAGGACCCCAAGGACCATCTCATTTCGCTGTCGTATCTGCTCTGGATAATCCTCACCGGACTTCTGACCCTGCCGATCTGAAAGGTCGCTTCCACTTCTACTTCAAAGGCCTGCACCCACATCCACACCAGGGTTAGAAGGGCCAAACTGTTCATGCCGCCGTCGTCGCTTTCACTTCCTCCGGCTGCAGATGCGCCGAACCCCATGCTAAGATGCTTCGTGTCCCCAGGTAGGTCTTGGTCAGCCGCTTTCTCGCTTCTCCCTCTCGACGCGGGAACTCCGACCTTCTTGACTAGGTGGCACTTATCAGCTATAACGTAAAAGCTTTTCGGATATCCTTTTGAAGTCCACGATAGAAAGGACTCCGGCCATGCCCAAGTATACCGTCCACATCGTCCCACATACGCATTGGGACCGTGAGTGGTACAGTCCATTTCAGCGGTATCGGATGCGCTTGGTCCATCTTCTGGACAAGTTGCTTGCCATCTTAGAAAAGGACCTCGATTACCGAGTCTTCACCCTGGATGGACAAGCCATTCCGATTGTAGATTACTTGGAGATCCGCCCAGAGAAGCGCACGCTCATTCAGCAGATGGTCTCGGCAAAGCGGCTGCTCATCGGCCCCTGGTATATTCTGCCTGATGAGTTTCTGGTGAGCGGTGAAGCTCACGTGCGCAACCTTATGCTAGGCCATCGCATCGCCCAGGAGTTCGGCTTTGTGCCCAAGATGGGCTATATCCCTGACACGTTCGGGCACATCTCGCAGCTGCCTCAGATCCTCCAGGGCTTCGGCATAGACAACGCCATGCTCTGGCGCGGCCTCTCTCGGCCGGAGCTGAAGTCAGAGCTGTGGTGGGAAGCGCCGGATGGCACGCGCGTCCTGCTCCATCACCTGCTCTCGTTCACCGGCTATAGCAACGCCGGTCCTATGCCCGCCGACTTCGAGCGTGCCGAGGCGTACCTGAAAAGCCTGATCCGCACCCAGCAGCAGCGGGCCACCACCAGCCACCTTCTGATACAGAACGGCGTGGATCACATGGAGCCGCGTCCTGACCTGCCGACGTTCATCCGCTTCCTCAACGAGCGCGCTGCTGCCCGCGGCGAGGATATCCGTTACATCCATAGCTCGGTCCTCGACTATATCGCCGCGGTCAAAGCCGAGATAGACCCCACGGCGCTGGAAGTTGTGCGGGGCGAGCTGCGTTCCACCAACTTCGTGCCGGAGGGCGGCCAGATCGTCCTGCCCAACATCCTCTCGGCTCGCATCTACAACAAGATCCAGAATGCCGACGCGCAACAAGCGCTCGAGCGCTGGGCCGAGCCGTGGTGCGCCTTCCTGTGGACGCTGGGCGAGGAGTACCCACAGGGCTTCCTCTGGCGAGCCTGGGATTGGCTGATCCAGAACCACCCGCACGATTCGATTGGCGGCTGCTCGGTAGACGAAGTGCACGCGCAAATGGAAACCCGCTTCCAATGGGCGCAGGAGATTGCTGACAACTTAACCGACGAGCGGTTCCGCCTTCTGGCTGCCCGGCTTGACCTTTCTTGGCTGGCGGAAGACGAGTTCGCTGTAGTGGTGTTCAACGGACTAGGATGGGAACTGGATGAGACGGTTACCGTTAACCTAGACGTGCCGTATAACTTTTGGGCACGCCTGGCTTTGCAGCGAGCTCAACCCTTGCGCGAATGGGACGATCAGAGCGATTTCCTTGACGTCTGGCGGCGGGAGACCTGGCGCGATTGGGCTGGGGATCCGCCGGTCCTGCCCGATCTGGGGTTTAAGGGCCTGCTTCTGCGCACCGCCGACGGCATCGAGGTGCCAGCCGAGATCGAAGACGTCACCACCACTATGGTAGGGCAGAATCTGCTTAGTGGGCCGCGAGCTGTCCAGAGCGTTTTGCGCATACGGGCGACGTTTCCAGTGCGGACTTTGCCGGCCTATGGATATCAAGTGCTGGCCGGCCGTCTCACAGCCCAACCGGTCAAGTACGACCTGCCGCGCCATCCGGCAAACGTGATGGAGAACGAGCACCTGCGCGTGGAGATCCAGCCTAACGGCACCCTGCACGTCATCGATAAGGCCACTGGTCAGCGGTACACTGACTTGGGTTACTTCGAGGATGGCGGAGACTGCGGTGATGGCTACAATTACTCCTACCCGCCTCACGACGCCGTGTTCAATACCCTGAGTGCACGGCCGCGCATCGCCCGTCTGTCTGATGGTCCCGTGGTCCAGCGCTACCGGATCGAGTACGATCTGGAGCTGCCGGTCGGCCTGACCGAGGACCGTAAGCGCCGACGCGCTGATATCGTTCATTGCCCGTTGACGGTCATCGTCTCCCTAGGAGCAAACGCCCACCGTGTGGATTTCGAAGCGACGCTGGAGAATCGGGCCAGGGATCATCGTTTGCGCGTGATCTTTCCCAGCGATGTGCCGACGGACGTCTCTTACAGCGAAGCGCAGTTTGACGTGGTGCCCCACCTGGTGCACCCTAAGCAGCCATCCCGAGAGGTATGGTGGGAAGATCAGCCGGTAACGTATCCTCAGCAGACGTTTGTGGACGTCAGCGATGGGCAGCGCGGCCTGTGCGTGATGAGCCACGGCCTGCCAGAGTACGAAGTAGTGAACAGCCCTCGCCGGGAGATCGCCATCACCTTGTTGCGCGCGGTGGCTTATCTAGGTGCTGGCGACGACCTATACACGATCCGAAGCGGGGCCGGACCGCGCATCCCCACGCCAGGTGGCCAGTGCCTGCGCACCCTTACCTATCGCTACGCGATCATACCTCACGCCGGCACCTGGGAGCAGGCAGAGGTGTGGCGAGAAGCGCACGCCCACAACGTGCGGCCGCGCGCGATCGTGGCGGTGAGACATCCCGACTTCCCAGTGCCCGTCGCGCCTACACCAGCAGGCATCACGTTGCCGCGCGATCGCCATAGCTTCCTATCAGTGACAGGGCGCAACGCAGTCCTGAGCGCAGTCAAACGCGCCGAGCGGGAGGACGCGCTGATCGTTCGCCTATTCAACCCCAGCACGGAACCGACGACGGCGACCGTACGCTTCGCCTGCGCTTTGAGCAGCGCCGAGTTGGTCAACCTGAATGAGGAGCCGCTGAGACAGCCCCTGGTCATAGAAGATGAACATCAGGTCAATGTGATCATGGCGCCTAAGCGGATCGTGACGATCAAAGCGACGCCGGTATAGGAGCACCACTGCACTTGGTGGGGAACTCAGATGCGGTCTGCTGCAAGAGCTCCTATACGATGCGGAGTTCATCGGGGCATTTCGCGAGTTTCTTGAGGTGATCTAAGGGAGGAAAGCCTTGACAAAAGCCACACAGGACATCCGCTCTTTTGATGTCGTTTGCCTTGGCATCATGGTGGCTGATGTGCTGGCGCGGCCAGTCCAGCGATTGCCGGAGCGCGGCAAGCTCGACATAGTGGACCGCATTGAGCTGCACACCGGTGGTTGTGCGGTGAACACCGGCATCGCCTTAGCCAAGCTGGGCATCCGCACCGCCGTCATGGGCAAGGTCGGCGTGGATGGCTTTGGCGATTTCATTATCCACACGTTGCACCATTACGGAATTGACACCTCCGGTGTCGTGCGCGATCAGGTTGCTAACACCTCAGCCACCATGGTTCTGATCGGCCCGGACGGTGAGCGCAGTTTTATCCACTACCTGGGCGCAAATGGGGAGCTACGCGCGTCCGATGTGAATC from the Anaerolineae bacterium genome contains:
- a CDS encoding glycosyl hydrolase-related protein: MPKYTVHIVPHTHWDREWYSPFQRYRMRLVHLLDKLLAILEKDLDYRVFTLDGQAIPIVDYLEIRPEKRTLIQQMVSAKRLLIGPWYILPDEFLVSGEAHVRNLMLGHRIAQEFGFVPKMGYIPDTFGHISQLPQILQGFGIDNAMLWRGLSRPELKSELWWEAPDGTRVLLHHLLSFTGYSNAGPMPADFERAEAYLKSLIRTQQQRATTSHLLIQNGVDHMEPRPDLPTFIRFLNERAAARGEDIRYIHSSVLDYIAAVKAEIDPTALEVVRGELRSTNFVPEGGQIVLPNILSARIYNKIQNADAQQALERWAEPWCAFLWTLGEEYPQGFLWRAWDWLIQNHPHDSIGGCSVDEVHAQMETRFQWAQEIADNLTDERFRLLAARLDLSWLAEDEFAVVVFNGLGWELDETVTVNLDVPYNFWARLALQRAQPLREWDDQSDFLDVWRRETWRDWAGDPPVLPDLGFKGLLLRTADGIEVPAEIEDVTTTMVGQNLLSGPRAVQSVLRIRATFPVRTLPAYGYQVLAGRLTAQPVKYDLPRHPANVMENEHLRVEIQPNGTLHVIDKATGQRYTDLGYFEDGGDCGDGYNYSYPPHDAVFNTLSARPRIARLSDGPVVQRYRIEYDLELPVGLTEDRKRRRADIVHCPLTVIVSLGANAHRVDFEATLENRARDHRLRVIFPSDVPTDVSYSEAQFDVVPHLVHPKQPSREVWWEDQPVTYPQQTFVDVSDGQRGLCVMSHGLPEYEVVNSPRREIAITLLRAVAYLGAGDDLYTIRSGAGPRIPTPGGQCLRTLTYRYAIIPHAGTWEQAEVWREAHAHNVRPRAIVAVRHPDFPVPVAPTPAGITLPRDRHSFLSVTGRNAVLSAVKRAEREDALIVRLFNPSTEPTTATVRFACALSSAELVNLNEEPLRQPLVIEDEHQVNVIMAPKRIVTIKATPV
- a CDS encoding Ni/Fe hydrogenase subunit alpha; translation: MNLMIEHHILIDPITRLEGHGKIDIFLNERGEVERAYFQVPELRGFEVFARGRPAEDMPQLTSRICGVCPLAHHMASTKALDDLYQVEPPSAARKIRELDYSIFMLEDHALHVYVLAGPDFIVGPQAPKAMRNVLGVIQTVGLEVGQKVIAMRRKLRELETYLGGKVIHPVLGLPGGVAKGIAPEDLPRFREIAEEGVEFALFTLNVFRDLVLKNSEYVQLITSETFTHRTYYMGLVDADNRVNFYDGMLRVVDPDGREYVQFRAQDYLQFIAEHVEPWSYIKFCYLKPVGWKGFIDGPESGVYAVAPLARLNAAEGMATPLAQQAYEEFYRTLGGKPVHHTLATHWARVIEMIYAAERMRELVNDPEIISAELRILPTATPKVGIGVVEAPRGTLIHHYETDEQGLIRKANLIVATQNNAARIAMSVDKAARELIHNGQVSDGLLNMVEMAFRAYDPCHGCGTHAWPGQVPLQIRIYGQDGAFQGVLTNASDEWREAVSSVSVGQ
- a CDS encoding CBS domain-containing protein, yielding MTEQDVGSLLVRDASGQFVGLITERQIIRYWSQHPEATATVPVREAMNRNPLVAFPDDDLDYVMSVMTENRVRHVLVLSDGELVGIVSIGDMVKAQLEDTRVENRYLQDFIAAKYIS
- a CDS encoding hydrogenase maturation protease, yielding MPQMNGEKRCLVLALGNELLGDDAVALHLARRLREVLSGSVDVMESTETGLGLLDLLVGYDTIFILDAIEVEKPDGHLRLITGTNSMPLLGGGIHFLGLPDVLHLCHALGLAVPARVMVVGIPIASVQEIREGLSLEMAARLPGWTQSVRGLIEKHLSWCSDGSQGGESHESERRFADERGAGPIH